The Alphaproteobacteria bacterium genome contains a region encoding:
- the dapA gene encoding 4-hydroxy-tetrahydrodipicolinate synthase encodes MAAKTNFRGSFTALVTPFKNGSVDEKAFRDLVEWQIAEGTNGLVPVGTTGESPTLSHDEHKNVVEWCVDQAKGRVPVVAGAGSNSTKEAVELSRHAEKAGADAVLIVTPYYNKPTQEGLYQHYKAINDAIGIPIIIYNIPPRSVIDMSVDTMKRLYELENIAGVKDATANMARVSQQRAACGPDFNQLSGEDITALGFNAHGGHGCISVTSNVAPRLCSEFQAACGRGDYAAALKIQDKLAPLHINIFVETSPAPIKYAMSLIGKCSEQVRLPMVPASENARAKVREAMVHAGLIN; translated from the coding sequence ATGGCCGCCAAGACCAATTTCCGGGGATCATTCACCGCGCTGGTCACGCCCTTCAAGAACGGCTCGGTAGACGAGAAGGCGTTCCGCGACCTGGTCGAATGGCAGATCGCCGAGGGCACCAACGGGCTGGTGCCGGTCGGAACCACGGGCGAGAGCCCGACGCTTTCGCATGACGAACACAAGAACGTGGTCGAGTGGTGCGTCGACCAGGCCAAGGGCCGGGTTCCGGTCGTGGCGGGCGCCGGGTCGAACTCCACCAAGGAGGCAGTCGAGCTTTCGCGGCACGCCGAAAAGGCCGGCGCCGACGCCGTGCTGATCGTGACGCCCTATTACAACAAGCCGACACAGGAAGGCCTCTACCAGCACTACAAGGCGATCAACGACGCGATCGGGATTCCGATCATCATCTACAACATCCCGCCGCGCTCGGTCATCGACATGTCGGTCGACACCATGAAGCGGCTCTATGAACTCGAGAACATCGCCGGCGTGAAGGACGCGACTGCCAACATGGCGCGCGTCTCGCAGCAGCGCGCGGCCTGCGGGCCGGACTTCAATCAGCTCTCCGGCGAGGACATCACGGCGCTTGGCTTCAACGCGCATGGCGGGCACGGCTGCATCTCGGTGACCTCGAACGTGGCGCCACGGCTGTGCTCCGAGTTCCAGGCCGCCTGCGGGCGCGGCGACTATGCGGCGGCGCTGAAGATCCAGGACAAGCTCGCGCCGCTGCACATCAATATTTTCGTTGAGACGAGCCCGGCACCGATCAAGTACGCAATGTCGCTGATTGGAAAGTGCTCCGAGCAGGTTCGCCTGCCCATGGTTCCGGCGTCCGAGAATGCCCGAGCCAAAGTGCGCGAGGCCATGGTGCATGCCGGTCTGATCAACTGA
- the bla gene encoding class A beta-lactamase → MISRRLLNASVVAGPVLLCGRALAETPAFENAIVALERRHGGRLGIAVLDAGTGRLIAHRGDERFPLCSTFKCLAAAFVLARVDGGEESLTRRVIYSKADLVTYSPVTGKHVADGLAVAEICEAAVTLSDNTAGNLMLDSFGGPAGLTAYLRSIGDAVTRLDRRETELNEARPGDPRDTTTPAAMAETMRKIVLGNALSGGSREQLIAWLVASKTGDKRLRAGLASGWRVGDKTGSGSNNATNDVAVVWPPGRAPLIVTAYYVGAQASDDARNAILAGVGRLVAAL, encoded by the coding sequence ATGATCTCGCGCCGTTTGCTGAATGCCTCGGTCGTTGCCGGCCCGGTTTTGCTCTGCGGGCGCGCGTTGGCTGAGACGCCGGCCTTCGAGAACGCAATCGTCGCGCTCGAACGCCGGCATGGCGGCCGCCTCGGTATCGCCGTGCTCGATGCCGGGACCGGCCGCCTCATCGCACATCGCGGCGACGAACGCTTCCCGCTCTGCAGCACCTTCAAGTGTCTCGCCGCCGCTTTCGTTTTGGCGCGGGTCGACGGCGGGGAGGAAAGTCTCACGCGCCGCGTGATCTATTCGAAGGCCGATCTCGTCACCTACTCGCCGGTCACCGGCAAGCATGTCGCGGATGGCCTGGCCGTCGCGGAAATTTGCGAGGCCGCGGTGACGCTGAGCGACAACACCGCCGGCAACCTGATGCTGGACAGTTTCGGCGGACCTGCCGGGCTCACCGCCTATCTGCGCTCGATCGGCGACGCGGTTACGCGGCTCGACCGCCGCGAAACCGAATTGAACGAGGCGCGGCCGGGCGACCCACGCGACACCACGACGCCGGCCGCAATGGCTGAAACGATGCGCAAGATCGTGCTGGGAAACGCGCTCTCGGGCGGCTCGCGCGAGCAGTTGATCGCGTGGCTCGTCGCCAGCAAGACCGGCGACAAGCGTCTGCGGGCCGGCCTCGCTTCCGGATGGCGCGTCGGCGACAAGACGGGCTCCGGCTCGAACAACGCGACCAACGACGTCGCGGTGGTGTGGCCGCCCGGCCGGGCACCGCTGATCGTGACCGCCTATTATGTCGGCGCGCAGGCTTCGGATGACGCGCGCAACGCGATCCTGGCCGGGGTCGGCCGGCTCGTCGCGGCCTTATAG